The following proteins are encoded in a genomic region of Lemur catta isolate mLemCat1 chromosome 10, mLemCat1.pri, whole genome shotgun sequence:
- the GPR21 gene encoding probable G-protein coupled receptor 21 encodes MNSTLDGNQSSHPFCLLAFGYLETVNFCLLEVLIIVFLTVLIISGNIIVIFVFHCAPLLNHHTTSYFIQTMAYADLFVGVSCLVPSLSLLHYPLPIEESLTCQIFGFIVSVLKSVSMASLACISIDRYIAITKPLTYNTLVTPWRLRLCIFLVWLYSTLVFLPSFFHWGKPGYHGDVFQWCAESWHTDPYFTLFIVMMLYAPAALIVCFTYFNIFRICQQHTKEISERQARFSSQSGETGEVQACPDKRYAMVLFRITSVFYVLWLPYIIYFLLESSTGHSNRFASFLTTWLAISNSFCNCVIYSLSNSVFQRGLMRLSGAMCTSCASQTTAKDPYTVRSKGPLNGCHV; translated from the coding sequence atgAACTCCACCTTGGATGGTAATCAGAGCAGCCACCCTTTTTGCCTCTTGGCATTTGGTTATTTGGAAACTGTCAATTTTTGCCTTTTGGAAGTGCTGATTATTGTCTTTCTAACTGTATTGATTATTTCTGGCAACATCATTGTGATTTTTGTATTTCACTGTGCACCTTTGTTGAACCATCATACTACAAGTTATTTTATCCAGACTATGGCATATGCTGACCTTTTTGTTGGGGTTAGCTGCCTGGTCCCTTCTTTATCACTCCTCCACTACCCTCTTCCAATAGAGGAGTCCTTGACTTGTCAGATATTTGGTTTTATAGTATCAGTTCTGAAGAGTGTCTCCATGGCCTCTCTGGCCTGTATCAGCATCGATAGATACATTGCTATTACTAAACCTTTAACCTATAATACCCTGGTTACACCCTGGAGACTGCGCCTGTGTATTTTCCTGGTTTGGCTATACTCAACCCtggtcttcctgccttcctttttccACTGGGGCAAACCTGGATATCATGGAGATGTGTTTCAGTGGTGTGCGGAATCCTGGCACACCGACCCCTACTTCACCCTGTTCATCGTGATGATGTTATATGCCCCAGCAGCCCTTATTGTCTGCTTCACCTATTTCAACATCTTCCGCATCTGCCAACAGCACACAAAGGAAATCAGCGAGAGGCAAGCCCGCTTCAGCAGCCAAAGTGGGGAAACCGGGGAGGTACAGGCCTGTCCCGATAAGCGTTATGCCATGGTCCTGTTCCGAATCACTAGTGTGTTTTACGTCCTCTGGTTGCCATATATCATCTACTTCTTGTTGGAGAGCTCCACTGGCCACAGCAACCGCTTCGCATCCTTCTTAACCACCTGGCTGGCTATTAGTAACAGCTTCTGCAACTGTGTCATATATAGTCTCTCCAACAGTGTCTTCCAAAGGGGACTAATGCGCCTGTCAGGGGCTATGTGTACTTCTTGTGCAAGTCAGACCACAGCCAAGGACCCTTACACAGTTAGGAGCAAAGGCCCTCTTAATGGATGTCATGTCTGA